One Carboxydocella sporoproducens DSM 16521 genomic region harbors:
- the merR gene encoding Hg(II)-responsive transcriptional regulator, whose protein sequence is MKYRISELAVKCNVNKETIRYYERKGLIKETLRTDSGYRMYSEETVKRIFFIKRMQELGFSLGEIHNLLKVIDEGEIRCKDMYNFISQKIDEVQQRIKDLRRIEKILNELKERCPNKEELQECPILETLKDD, encoded by the coding sequence ATGAAATATCGTATTAGTGAACTGGCTGTTAAATGTAATGTCAATAAAGAAACTATCAGGTATTATGAGAGAAAAGGATTAATCAAAGAAACTTTACGAACAGATTCTGGGTATCGAATGTACTCGGAAGAGACTGTAAAGCGTATATTTTTTATTAAACGCATGCAGGAACTAGGGTTTTCTCTGGGTGAAATTCATAACTTACTAAAGGTTATAGATGAAGGTGAAATTCGATGTAAGGATATGTATAATTTTATTTCTCAAAAAATAGATGAAGTTCAACAACGAATAAAAGATTTAAGACGGATTGAAAAAATATTGAACGAATTGAAAGAACGCTGTCCCAATAAGGAAGAGCTACAAGAATGTCCAATCCTTGAAACTTTAAAAGATGATTGA